A single Zootoca vivipara chromosome 1, rZooViv1.1, whole genome shotgun sequence DNA region contains:
- the LOC132593037 gene encoding uncharacterized protein LOC132593037 — MARKQIGKWEKYGKRYCRDWEREASLKDWVRRVPGDESKAACRYCMCEIRAHHSDLVSHSKTNKHQKHVALLSQPSVNVDKHPYEFEKRHSLQLGKEKSFGAKPDTFEEFKHMEMNDSINVCALKLATHIACHMSIFTVDHLGCIIGGMAEKDISLHRTKCSTIIRDIIGPTVHKELLRDIGSGHYSLIIDESSDASSQKQLCLMVRYFSNKLKCIVSSFVGLITFSDTDLITEALLSFLNENKLNIKKCVGIGADGLSAGICGHKNSLLKKFYELNPCGVFIKCTCHSIYLCLSRAIDVLPLNLEYMVAQTFLWFSQSTFRQKRYAELYAAINVGEIALKVLQVTNTRWLSISPCLNRILSLYDTLKLHFQSVKDTENDYSAQLLYQMYSEPLNRLYLVFLQPLVQEANRLSKLFLLETANPVKLITELVMFYKTLLQRVVKPSAFPTWSSIMNYDIRSKQNYLSLSEVNLGQVFLSELAEAKISCQIREAIQTMCRDCVFELANQIKLRLPPNVDHLESLTALNPSVVLSPLRPAFSALSFLPLYRGDRLQLEQQWRNLDTVSWTNTEDSQIEQFWVEVVKHTDDVGDKDFVELGLFALALLTLPFSSAAVECTVSQMNLIKHKLKNRPQDSLLENILRIRAYMHRNKICCNQFQPSKEMISLFSSEFYAVANSKGAIEGYDDIF; from the coding sequence ATGGCTCGCAAGCAGATTGGAAAGTGGGAAAAGTACGGTAAAAGGTATTGCAGAGACTGGGAAAGAGAAGCTAGCTTAAAAGACTGGGTTCGGAGGGTACCAGGAGATGAGTCAAAAGCAGCATGCAGATACTGCATGTGTGAAATCAGAGCTCACCACAGCGATCTTGTGTCGCACAGTAAAACTAATAAGCATCAGAAGCATGTTGCGTTGCTCTCACAGCCTTCAGTGAATGTGGATAAACACCCCTATGAGTTTGAAAAGCGGCATTCATTGCAGCTTGGAAAAGAAAAGTCATTTGGAGCCAAACCAGACACATTCGAGGAATTCAAGCATATGGAAATGAATGATTCCATAAATGTGTGTGCTCTGAAATTAGCCACACACATAGCTTGCCATATGAGCATTTTTACTGTTGATCACCTGGGGTGTATTATTGGTGGAATGGCCGAGAAAGACATAAGCCTTCATAGGACAAAGTGCTCTACAATTATAAGAGATATCATAGGTCCTACAGTGCACAAAGAGCTGCTTCGGGATATTGGCAGCGGGCACTACTCCTTGATCATTGATGAAAGTTCTGACGCATCTTCACAGAAGCAACTTTGCTTGATGGTGCGATACTTCAGCAACAAGCTTAAATGCATTGTATCCTCCTTTGTAGGGTTAATTACTTTCAGTGACACTGATCTAATCACAGAGGCCCTCTTATCATTCCTAAACGAAAATAAGCTCAACATAAAGAAGTGTGTTGGGATTGGTGCCGATGGGCTCAGCGCAGGTATATGCGGTCACAAAAATTCGCTGCTCAAAAAGTTTTACGAACTCAATCCTTGCGGAGTTTTTATTAAGTGCACGTGCCACTCCATTTATCTGTGCTTATCGAGAGCTATCGATGTGCTTCCCCTGAACCTAGAATATATGGTTGCGCAGACCTTCTTGTGGTTTTCTCAGAGCACGTTTCGCCAGAAACGGTACGCAGAACTGTATGCTGCAATCAACGTTGGAGAGATTGCCCTGAAAGTGTTGCAAGTTACAAACACGCGGTGGCTGTCTATTAGTCCTTGCCTTAATAGAATACTTAGCCTGTATGATACTCTGAAGTTGCATTTTCAGTCTGTCAAAGACACTGAAAACGACTACAGTGCTCAGCTGCTCTATCAAATGTACTCTGAGCCTCTTAACAGACTTTACCTGGTTTTTCTGCAGCCTCTCGTCCAGGAAGCAAACAGGCTCAGTAAGTTATTTCTTTTGGAAACTGCTAATCCAGTAAAACTGATTACAGAGTTAGTGATGTTCTACAAGACTCTGCTACAGAGAGTCGTGAAGCCTTCTGCCTTTCCAACATGGTCATCCATAATGAACTATGACATTAGAAGCAAGCAAAACTACCTGTCCCTCTCCGAAGTTAATCTTGGGCAAGTGTTCCTCTCGGAATTAGCAGAAGCCAAAATCTCTTGCCAAATTAGAGAGGCCATTCAAACGATGTGTCGGGATTGTGTTTTTGAGCTTGCAAACCAAATAAAGCTTCGCCTGCCCCCAAACGTGGATCATCTTGAATCGCTCACCGCTCTAAATCCTTCAGTTGTTCTGAGTCCCCTAAGACCTGCATTTTCAGCTTTGTCGTTTTTGCCTTTATACAGAGGGGATCGCTTGCAACTGGAGCAACAGTGGAGGAATCTGGATACAGTTTCTTGGACAAACACAGAAGATAGCCAGATAGAGCAGTTCTGGGTAGAAGTTGTAAAACATACAGATGACGTGGGAGATAAAGATTTTGTCGAGCTAGGATTATTTGCCCTTGCACTTCTCACCCTGCCCTTCAGCAGTGCCGCCGTGGAGTGTACAGTTTCACAAATGAATCTGATAAAGCACAAGCTGAAGAACAGGCCACAGGACAGCCTGCTAGAAAATATTCTAAGGATCAGAGCTTACATGCACAGAAATAAGATTTGCTGCAACCAGTTTCAGCCATCCAAAGAGATGATTTCTTTGTTCAGTAGTGAATTTTATGCTGTTGCTAATAGCAAGGGTGCTATAGAAGGCTATGATGATatattctga